One region of Eupeodes corollae chromosome 1, idEupCoro1.1, whole genome shotgun sequence genomic DNA includes:
- the LOC129940153 gene encoding allatostatin-A → MNKFYTSMILITMSLTYSYCEPFSEDSSDSANSLLEADSDVANNDPNYDKRVERYAFGLGRRAYTYTNGPSAKRLPVYNFGLGKRAQPYSFGLGKRVDFDDEQYQDEMDGNNYDQSYYYAGSKRTRPYSFGLGKREPSGQNSRYAFGLGKRDTRPERYAFGLGKREGGTRNERYSFGLGKRDVSEQQTAPVRR, encoded by the exons ATGAATAAGTTCTACACATCAATGATCCTCATCACAATGAGTCTCACCTACAGCTATTGTGAACCCTTCTCAGAGGATTCATCAGACTCAGCTAATTCTCTTCTCGAAGCTGACTCCGATGTTGCCAACAACGATCCAAACTATGACAAACGTGTGGAGCGATATGCATTTGGTCTTGGACGACGAGCTTATACCTACACAAATGGACCATCAGCAAAACGACTCCCGGTATATAACTTCGGTTTGGGTAAACGGGCTCAACCCTACTCCTTTGGACTTGGCAAACGAGTTGATTTCGATGACGAACAATATCAAGACGAAATGGATGGAAATAACTATGATCAATCTTACTACTATG CTGGAAGCAAACGCACCAGACCGTACAGCTTTGGATTGGGTAAACGCGAACCAAGTGGCCAAAATAGCCGATATGCATTTGGATTGGGCAAACGGGACACTCGGCCAGAACGATACGCCTTTGGACTAGGCAAGCGAGAAGGTGGAACCCGCAACGAACGATACAGCTTTGGATTGGGCAAACGCGATGTCTCCGAACAACAAACTGCCCCCGTAAGACGTTAA